In Picosynechococcus sp. PCC 7002, the following are encoded in one genomic region:
- a CDS encoding type IV pilin-like G/H family protein — translation MKNFTFKLLQQLNKKKADKGFTLIELLVVIIIIGILSAIALPAFLNQAAKAKQSEAKQTLGALNRGQQAYRLESPEFAPEVDLLALGVEIDTTNYAYGDDGSATTGNGEFAFNFNNLEGTDFTETAGIGARAKDTAAVRDYDGATGATEDSEGNATTVTVICEETAPQDDDQDMSYSFADGLGCDAGNQL, via the coding sequence ATGAAAAATTTCACTTTTAAGCTTCTGCAACAACTCAACAAGAAGAAAGCTGACAAAGGTTTTACCCTGATTGAACTGCTCGTTGTAATCATCATCATCGGTATTCTGTCTGCTATCGCCCTACCTGCATTCTTGAACCAGGCTGCTAAAGCGAAACAATCTGAAGCAAAACAAACCCTTGGCGCACTAAACCGTGGCCAACAAGCCTATCGTCTTGAAAGTCCTGAATTCGCTCCAGAAGTTGATCTACTTGCCCTTGGCGTCGAAATTGACACCACTAATTATGCTTACGGTGATGATGGAAGTGCTACTACTGGAAACGGTGAATTTGCCTTTAACTTTAACAACTTAGAGGGAACTGACTTCACAGAAACGGCAGGGATTGGTGCTCGTGCAAAAGATACTGCCGCAGTTCGTGACTATGATGGAGCCACTGGAGCCACTGAAGATTCAGAAGGCAATGCAACTACTGTTACTGTAATTTGTGAAGAAACTGCTCCACAAGATGATGATCAAGACATGAGTTATTCTTTCGCCGATGGATTAGGCTGTGATGCTGGAAATCAGCTTTAG
- a CDS encoding DUF5615 family PIN-like protein has translation MGKPNAPDTVIFQWAKENQAIIFTNDLDFGAILAASQANSPSVFQVRTQDLLPVSIGQIVMESLQRFSSELKSGALITLDLKRTKVRILPL, from the coding sequence ATCGGTAAGCCTAATGCACCTGATACAGTGATTTTTCAATGGGCAAAGGAAAATCAAGCGATTATTTTTACCAATGATTTAGATTTTGGGGCGATTTTGGCGGCGTCCCAAGCAAATTCACCGAGTGTGTTTCAGGTACGCACTCAAGACTTGCTGCCTGTATCGATTGGACAAATCGTTATGGAGAGTTTGCAAAGATTTTCGTCAGAATTGAAATCGGGAGCGTTGATCACGCTAGATTTGAAGCGAACAAAGGTCAGGATTTTACCTCTTTAG
- a CDS encoding FAD-binding domain-containing protein, translated as MAELVLHWHRRDLRLQDNVALAEARQQSAKVVGIFCLDPAILEKEDVAPARVKYLLACLAELAENYQKAGSQLLIFQGNPLEVLPKVAESLKVHTVYWNLDVEPYAQQRDHQMAIALRQVGAKIETFWDQLLHAPGKVFTQSKKPYSVYSPFWKNWSQKSKAAPVTALRDCQGLSDAEQKLAKDLGAIALPTLADLGFSWDKPFTVPVGETASLGQLDRFTENFIEKYDGDRNFPATDGTSRLSAALKFGAIGIRTVWQATETALNHCRSKEAEAGVITWQQELAWREFYQHCLFFFPELAQGPYREEFKDFPWENDEEKFQAWCAGQTGYPIIDAAMRQLNETGWMHNRCRMIVASFLTKDLIIDWRWGEKYFMQTLVDGDLAANNGGWQWSASSGMDPKPLRIFNPYTQAQKFDPEADYIRHWLPELSGLDTQVLLTGQIPRLLCQQHDYPEPIVEHRVRQREFKRLYKLVKDKA; from the coding sequence ATGGCTGAACTGGTTTTACATTGGCATCGGCGAGATTTGCGGCTACAGGATAATGTTGCCTTGGCAGAAGCACGGCAACAGTCGGCCAAGGTGGTCGGCATTTTCTGCCTCGATCCGGCCATTTTAGAAAAAGAAGATGTGGCTCCAGCGCGGGTGAAATATCTGTTAGCGTGCCTGGCAGAATTGGCAGAAAATTACCAAAAAGCGGGCAGTCAACTACTGATTTTCCAGGGGAATCCCTTAGAGGTCTTGCCCAAAGTTGCAGAATCTCTCAAAGTCCATACGGTCTACTGGAATCTGGACGTGGAACCCTATGCCCAACAGCGGGATCACCAGATGGCGATCGCCTTGCGTCAGGTAGGAGCCAAGATAGAAACCTTTTGGGATCAGCTCCTCCATGCACCAGGAAAGGTCTTCACCCAATCTAAAAAGCCCTACAGCGTGTATTCGCCGTTCTGGAAAAACTGGTCGCAAAAGTCGAAAGCCGCCCCCGTTACTGCCCTCAGAGATTGCCAAGGACTGAGTGATGCCGAACAGAAATTAGCGAAAGACCTAGGGGCGATCGCCTTACCGACCTTGGCTGATCTGGGCTTCAGTTGGGACAAACCGTTTACTGTACCTGTGGGGGAAACTGCCAGCCTGGGGCAATTAGATAGATTTACCGAGAATTTTATTGAGAAATACGATGGCGATCGCAACTTCCCGGCGACCGATGGCACCTCCCGCCTTAGTGCCGCGTTGAAATTTGGGGCGATCGGCATTCGGACGGTTTGGCAAGCCACAGAAACTGCCCTAAACCACTGCCGCAGTAAAGAAGCAGAAGCTGGCGTCATCACCTGGCAGCAGGAATTAGCCTGGCGAGAATTTTATCAACACTGTCTCTTTTTCTTTCCGGAACTTGCCCAGGGGCCATACCGGGAAGAGTTTAAAGACTTTCCTTGGGAAAATGACGAAGAAAAATTCCAGGCCTGGTGCGCTGGTCAAACGGGCTATCCGATTATTGATGCAGCGATGCGCCAACTTAATGAAACGGGCTGGATGCATAACCGCTGTCGGATGATTGTCGCCAGTTTTCTCACCAAGGATTTGATTATCGATTGGCGTTGGGGCGAAAAATATTTTATGCAAACCCTGGTTGATGGTGATCTTGCGGCGAATAATGGTGGTTGGCAGTGGAGTGCTTCCAGCGGCATGGATCCTAAACCCCTGCGAATTTTTAACCCTTATACCCAAGCGCAGAAATTTGACCCCGAAGCAGACTACATTCGCCACTGGCTACCAGAGCTCAGTGGTTTGGATACCCAGGTTTTACTCACGGGCCAAATTCCCCGTTTACTCTGTCAGCAACACGATTACCCAGAACCGATTGTGGAACACCGGGTACGCCAGCGGGAATTTAAGCGACTCTACAAATTAGTCAAAGACAAAGCCTAA
- a CDS encoding proton extrusion protein PcxA, which translates to MNLSTFIKKARRWFYDTPDRALEQAYRAALNIQAIELEHFGGKPVSGHNADYSDSVIRYFQGEVRKQLKIIEVRLREFRSFNTVVPVSEETIQKKASNIYYPDAADKPTLIIEKLRFIDEITGRYGRGLSKQSVALVPLNGPEAPQTNGDRPDNKPKVETVSDKTGLVPRSIMRTFSRIQREIDPKSNEAEAEVVTKFRRSRNKTAVSIRFLLTLVIVPLLVHQLAKIAITPFVEEHFFTEASPALFVNSDLENEAFEELEHYRATLEMRQLVGLAPALTEVEITEKIQEKATEIAQDYRAESYNAYENIFSDIFSFFAFVGILLISKREIAMLKGFLDEIVYGLSDSAKAFLIILFTDIFVGYHSPHGWEIILENVAKHFGIAESRDFNFLFIATFPVILDTVLKYWIFRYLNRISPSAVATYRNMNE; encoded by the coding sequence ATGAATCTAAGCACTTTCATCAAAAAAGCCCGCCGCTGGTTTTACGACACCCCAGACCGTGCCCTGGAGCAAGCCTACCGTGCCGCCCTCAATATCCAGGCCATTGAACTCGAACACTTTGGTGGCAAACCCGTTTCTGGCCACAATGCTGACTACAGCGACAGTGTGATCCGCTATTTCCAAGGGGAGGTGCGCAAACAACTCAAAATTATCGAGGTGCGCCTGCGGGAATTTCGCTCCTTTAATACTGTCGTGCCCGTCTCCGAGGAAACAATCCAAAAAAAAGCGAGCAATATCTACTACCCTGATGCTGCCGACAAGCCGACCCTGATTATCGAGAAACTACGCTTTATTGACGAAATCACCGGACGCTATGGCCGTGGTCTGTCGAAACAATCCGTCGCCCTTGTTCCCCTGAATGGCCCAGAGGCTCCCCAAACCAATGGCGATCGCCCCGACAACAAACCCAAGGTGGAAACGGTATCGGACAAAACTGGTCTCGTGCCCCGCTCCATCATGCGGACATTCTCCCGAATCCAGCGGGAGATCGATCCCAAGTCCAACGAAGCAGAAGCAGAAGTCGTCACAAAATTTCGGCGATCGCGCAACAAAACCGCTGTTTCGATTCGATTTCTCCTCACCCTCGTCATTGTGCCCTTGTTGGTGCATCAGCTCGCAAAAATTGCGATTACGCCTTTCGTGGAGGAGCATTTTTTCACAGAGGCAAGCCCGGCGTTGTTTGTAAATTCCGACCTTGAAAATGAAGCTTTTGAAGAGTTAGAGCATTACCGAGCAACTTTAGAAATGCGGCAGTTGGTAGGGTTGGCACCAGCCCTCACAGAGGTAGAAATCACCGAAAAAATCCAAGAAAAAGCGACGGAAATTGCCCAGGATTATCGCGCCGAAAGTTACAATGCTTACGAAAACATTTTTTCAGATATTTTTAGCTTCTTTGCTTTTGTGGGGATTTTGTTAATCAGTAAGCGCGAAATTGCGATGTTAAAGGGCTTTTTAGATGAAATTGTCTATGGCCTCAGTGACTCGGCAAAGGCATTTTTAATTATTTTGTTTACGGATATTTTTGTGGGGTATCACTCTCCCCATGGCTGGGAAATTATCCTTGAAAATGTAGCAAAACATTTTGGTATTGCCGAGAGCCGAGATTTTAATTTTCTTTTTATTGCAACATTCCCTGTAATCCTGGATACGGTCTTAAAGTATTGGATTTTTCGTTATCTCAACCGCATTTCTCCTTCTGCCGTCGCTACCTATCGCAATATGAACGAGTAA
- the ilvB gene encoding biosynthetic-type acetolactate synthase large subunit, with product MVSTTSPAATETAVRSEVRSGAYILIDSLKRHGVEYIFGYPGGAILPIYDALHPVEERGEIKHILVRHEQGASHAADGYARATGKVGVCFGTSGPGATNLVTGIATAHMDSIPMVVITGQVTRAAIGTDAFQETDIFGITLPVVKHSYVVRDPKDMARIVAEAFYIASTGRPGPVLVDVPKDVGLELCEYIPVEPGDVDIPGYKPRTEGDTSKIGEAVRLISESRKPLLYVGGGAITSGAHAEIKELAEQFQIPVTTTLMGLGAFDEHNPLSVGMLGMHGSAYANFAVSECDLLIAVGARFDDRVTGKLDEFASEAKVIHIDIDPAEVGKNRLPEVAIVGDVRHVLIEMLQQLGGKGLPLGNKPTEEWLNKIQGWKEKHPLVAPRFADSISPQSVIVELDRQAPHAYYTTDVGQHQMWAAQFLKNGPRRWISSAGLGTMGFGLPAALGAKVAIADEEVICISGDASFQMCLQELATLAQYQIKVKTVILNNGWQGMVRQWQQNFYGQRYSSSNMEAGMPNFELLAQAFGVKGMVVDHPDDLSGAIAEMLAHDGPVLLDVRVKKDENCYPMVIPGKSNAHMMGLQESSGKAE from the coding sequence GTGGTTTCAACAACTTCCCCCGCAGCAACTGAGACTGCTGTCCGTTCAGAGGTTCGTTCCGGTGCATACATTTTGATCGATAGCCTCAAGCGCCATGGTGTCGAATACATTTTTGGCTATCCCGGTGGTGCGATCCTGCCCATCTACGATGCCCTACACCCAGTGGAAGAACGGGGAGAAATTAAGCACATCCTTGTGCGCCACGAACAGGGAGCTTCCCATGCCGCCGATGGCTATGCCCGCGCAACTGGCAAAGTGGGGGTTTGTTTTGGTACCTCTGGCCCTGGGGCAACAAACCTCGTCACAGGGATTGCCACAGCCCATATGGACTCAATTCCGATGGTGGTGATTACAGGCCAAGTCACCCGCGCGGCGATCGGTACAGATGCCTTCCAGGAGACAGATATTTTTGGCATTACCCTACCCGTAGTGAAACATTCCTACGTAGTGCGGGATCCGAAAGATATGGCCCGGATCGTTGCCGAAGCCTTTTACATTGCAAGCACAGGTCGGCCCGGCCCTGTATTAGTAGATGTCCCCAAGGATGTCGGTTTGGAACTGTGTGAATATATTCCCGTTGAACCCGGTGATGTGGATATCCCTGGTTACAAACCTCGCACCGAAGGAGATACCTCCAAAATTGGAGAAGCGGTACGTCTAATTTCTGAATCCCGCAAGCCATTACTTTACGTCGGGGGCGGTGCCATTACCTCTGGTGCCCACGCAGAAATTAAAGAATTAGCTGAACAGTTCCAAATTCCGGTGACTACAACCCTGATGGGCTTGGGCGCTTTTGATGAACATAATCCCCTCTCCGTGGGGATGTTAGGGATGCATGGTTCGGCCTATGCTAATTTCGCCGTGAGTGAATGTGATCTTTTGATTGCGGTGGGTGCCCGTTTCGATGACCGGGTGACTGGCAAATTAGACGAGTTTGCCTCGGAAGCGAAGGTGATTCACATCGATATCGATCCCGCTGAGGTGGGTAAAAATCGTTTACCGGAAGTCGCCATTGTTGGTGATGTGCGCCATGTGTTGATTGAAATGTTGCAACAGCTAGGCGGCAAGGGTTTACCCCTCGGTAATAAGCCCACGGAAGAATGGCTCAATAAAATTCAAGGTTGGAAAGAAAAACATCCTTTGGTCGCGCCTCGCTTTGCGGATTCGATCTCGCCCCAGTCGGTGATTGTGGAGTTAGACCGCCAGGCTCCCCATGCCTACTACACGACGGATGTGGGTCAACACCAGATGTGGGCGGCTCAGTTCTTGAAGAATGGTCCCCGCCGCTGGATTTCTAGTGCAGGCTTGGGCACTATGGGCTTTGGTCTCCCGGCGGCTCTAGGAGCAAAGGTGGCGATCGCCGACGAAGAGGTGATTTGTATCAGTGGCGATGCGAGCTTCCAGATGTGTTTACAGGAGCTGGCAACCCTGGCCCAATATCAAATTAAAGTGAAGACGGTGATCCTAAACAACGGCTGGCAGGGGATGGTGCGCCAGTGGCAGCAGAACTTCTACGGTCAGCGCTATTCTTCCTCCAATATGGAAGCGGGGATGCCGAACTTTGAGCTACTCGCCCAAGCCTTCGGAGTGAAGGGCATGGTGGTGGATCATCCGGATGATCTGTCGGGGGCGATCGCCGAAATGTTGGCCCATGATGGCCCTGTATTGTTGGACGTGCGGGTGAAAAAAGACGAAAACTGTTATCCGATGGTCATCCCCGGCAAGAGCAACGCCCACATGATGGGTTTACAAGAGTCCTCTGGAAAGGCTGAATAA
- a CDS encoding endonuclease domain-containing protein has product MRRNILPYNKHLVGRARQLRKTMTKGEIILWQHLRKKQILGVSFLRQRPIDQFIVDFYCKDWMLAIEIDGSSHDSLAAQERDAYRQAKLEALGVSFLRFSEYDAQNHPEAIAKTIKTWLLTHPPKKVLPS; this is encoded by the coding sequence ATGCGCCGTAACATCCTGCCCTACAACAAACATCTCGTCGGACGCGCCCGCCAACTCCGCAAAACTATGACCAAAGGCGAAATAATCCTCTGGCAACACCTCCGCAAAAAACAAATCCTTGGTGTCAGCTTTCTGCGCCAACGCCCCATCGACCAATTTATCGTTGACTTCTATTGCAAGGACTGGATGCTCGCCATCGAAATCGACGGCAGTAGCCACGATAGCCTCGCCGCCCAAGAACGAGACGCTTATCGCCAAGCCAAACTCGAAGCCCTAGGCGTTTCTTTCCTCCGCTTCAGCGAATACGATGCCCAAAATCACCCAGAGGCGATCGCCAAAACTATCAAAACCTGGCTCCTCACCCACCCCCCAAAAAAAGTTCTCCCCTCGTAG
- a CDS encoding type IV pilin protein, which translates to MSSYKAICVWLIHYSKRNNQGFTLIELLVVMIIIGILSAISLPVMFSMAAKARQSEAKTTLSVLNRGQQAYYAEKSTFSPDILNLGVTTIIETNNFSYGNAGSLVNYQTGAAYGATPKDPATVKDYSAGVTSLAIARVPLIICEEEDPTVVGPFPPLLDSGAGTLSCPVGYIKLR; encoded by the coding sequence ATGTCCAGTTACAAAGCGATTTGTGTTTGGTTAATACACTATAGTAAGAGAAATAATCAAGGATTTACCTTGATTGAATTACTCGTCGTTATGATTATCATTGGCATCTTATCAGCAATTTCTCTACCTGTAATGTTTAGTATGGCAGCGAAAGCACGACAATCTGAAGCAAAAACAACTTTATCGGTGCTTAATCGTGGCCAGCAAGCCTATTATGCAGAAAAAAGTACTTTCTCACCAGATATTCTTAACTTAGGTGTGACTACAATTATAGAGACAAATAATTTTAGCTACGGTAATGCAGGCTCACTTGTCAATTATCAAACAGGTGCTGCATATGGTGCAACACCAAAAGATCCGGCCACGGTGAAAGATTATTCGGCAGGCGTAACTTCTTTAGCAATAGCCAGAGTCCCTTTAATTATTTGTGAAGAAGAGGACCCTACCGTAGTTGGCCCATTTCCTCCTCTCTTAGATAGTGGTGCTGGAACTTTAAGTTGTCCAGTTGGCTACATAAAATTAAGATAA
- a CDS encoding DUF433 domain-containing protein — protein MQHLERITLNPQVMGGKPCIRGLRVTVGTVIGLMAAGYSIEAILEAYPYLEREDILAALAFAAWRSEEYEVNVATA, from the coding sequence ATGCAACATTTAGAACGCATCACCCTAAACCCTCAAGTGATGGGCGGTAAGCCTTGTATTCGCGGTTTAAGGGTAACGGTAGGAACGGTTATTGGTTTAATGGCGGCAGGTTATTCAATAGAGGCGATTTTGGAAGCTTATCCATATCTGGAGAGGGAAGATATTCTTGCGGCACTAGCCTTTGCGGCCTGGCGATCTGAGGAATATGAGGTCAACGTAGCAACGGCATGA